From Acanthopagrus latus isolate v.2019 chromosome 22, fAcaLat1.1, whole genome shotgun sequence, the proteins below share one genomic window:
- the eif2s1b gene encoding eukaryotic translation initiation factor 2 subunit 1b, translating to MPGLSCRFYQHRFPEVEDVVMVNVRSIAEMGAYVSLLEYNNIEGMILLSELSRRRIRSINKLIRIGRNECVVVIRVDKEKGYIDLSKRRVSPEEAIKCEDKFTKSKTVYSILRHVAEVLDYSKDEQLESLYQRTAWVFDEKYKRPGYGAYDVFKQAVSDPAILDGLDLTEEERNVLIDNINRRLTPQAVKIRADIEVACYGYEGIDAVKEALRAGLGCSTEAMPIKINLIAPPRYVMTTTTLERTEGLSVLNQAMAAIKEKIEEKRGVFNIQMEPKVVTDTDETELARQLERLERENAEVDGDDDAEEMEAKAED from the exons ATGCCGGGGCTCAGCTGTCGATTTTACCAGCACCGGTTCCCAGAGGTGGAGGATGTTGTAATGGTGAACGTGAGGTCCATCGCCGAGATGGGCGCCTACGTCAGCCTTTTGGAGTACAACAACATCGAGGGCATGATCCTCCTGAGCGAGCTGTCACGTCGACGTATCCGCTCCATCAACAAGCTCATCCGCATAGGCCGCAACGAGTGCGTGGTCGTCATCCGAGTAGACAAAGAGAAGG GATACATCGATTTATCGAAAAGAAGAGTTTCACCAGAGGAGGCCATCAAGTGTGAAGACAAATTCACCAAATCTAAAACC gtgtacAGCATCCTGCGACACGTGGCAGAGGTGCTGGATTACAGTAAGGACGAGCAGCTAGAGAGCCTGTACCAGCGTACCGCCTGGGTCTTCGATGAGAAATACAAGCGGCCCGGATACGGAGCCTATGATGTCTTCAAACAGGCTGTATC AGATCCCGCCATTCTGGATGGTTTGGACctaacagaggaggagaggaacgtGCTGATCGATAACATCAACAGGCGACTCACTCCACAGGCTGTCAAAATCAGAGCAG ACATCGAAGTGGCATGCTATGGGTATGAGGGCATCGATGCAGTGAAGGAGGCTCTCAGGGCCGGACTCGGCTGCTCCACAGAGGCCATGCCCATCAAG ATCAACCTGATCGCTCCCCCTCGCTACGTGATGACCACGACCACTCTGGAGCGCACAGAGGGCCTGTCTGTCCTCAACCAGGCCATGGCTGCCATCAAGGAGAAGATTGAGGAGAAGAGAGGCGTCTTTAACATCCAGATGGAG CCGAAGGTGGTGACAGACACAGATGAGACGGAGCTCGCCCGGCAGTTGGAGAGGCTAGAGAGGGAGAACGCAGAGGTGGACGGAGACGACGAcgcagaggagatggaggccaAGGCAGAGGACTAG